A single region of the Deinococcus radiodurans R1 = ATCC 13939 = DSM 20539 genome encodes:
- a CDS encoding ExeM/NucH family extracellular endonuclease gives MSGKRAANALLLAGLLALSACGSQQPAGTGAAVPAPGPVTSGTSRSSLGVYQLSLSGAGSAIKQASVQRLGAQATEVGGLSFKSNNYGYYVDSSNNTLRMWATFDVTNTSDQPLAAPTFIPVDTEGAGGTIGTTAFKNVRYFDGSDASSRAPLLAFDSSNDPKTAVKTQLLRDLDSGSVQVNLPAGLQLAGTSHTGWKMGALPAGATGQVTLAASIPAASNSQDNPFSFDLVFTVADNVPSTTLTNIGAVQGQTPGGDRPAALTGAQTIEGVVTAVEPGLSGFFVQEEGIDADRDETTSDGLFVYCAASCPALSAGDRVRVSGTVAEYGGATQMTAPTVTKLLSGLALPPAAELKLPLDKTQQERYEGMRVRFPETLTITNNYTYGRYGQLDLSNAGRMFNPTNGNASASEQSTITLDDGVSAQNPLDLNYLSAERTRRTGDTVTGLSGVWHSVANQPMLEPEGAVEFVSANSRASNALPHDVGGSLRVGGANVLNYFTTYGGSTDRGANNAGELARQRAKMATTLTTLNADVLSLMEVQNNGDTALNDLVAALNEKAGAGTYAAVTTGSVGTDAIKVAIIYKPSKVTPVGQFMTDNNSVFSRPPVAQTFRDKTTGGVFSVIANHLKSKGSCPTSGDVDTGQGCWNQLRVRQAQALLGFVDTVKQKSGDQDVLLLGDFNAYGAEDPIKVLQGGGFESLNLRIPAEDRYSYQFNGLFGYLDHALASQNLSAQVSGITEWHVNSDEPVIADYNTEFKKVAGCTGTNCTGIDLFDPTNPFRASDHDPVLVGLNLTADAGTTPTPAPTTALSANPSALTVTAGGAAVSSTLTTSTQNYSGADFTVSTQNSAGLTVAPSATSVSPNGTFTVSVTAPAGTAAGTYPVTVTTTGAGGLTATATLNVTVSVGGTPPPSSTGSDLIISEYVEGTSNNKALEFYNPTANTLDLSAYTVELYANGATKATNTQKLTGSLAPGAVLVLVNGSAVPELKARGTVSSVTNFNGDDAIVLKKSGVVIDSFGQVGVQSMWGADVTLRRKSGIVSGDSNPNDPFSAATEWDSFPVDTFDGLGSR, from the coding sequence ATGTCTGGTAAGCGCGCCGCCAATGCCCTCTTGCTGGCTGGCCTTCTGGCCCTGAGTGCCTGCGGAAGCCAGCAGCCTGCGGGCACAGGCGCGGCGGTGCCTGCCCCAGGGCCCGTGACCAGCGGTACTTCCCGCAGCAGCCTCGGCGTGTACCAGCTCAGCCTCAGCGGGGCGGGCAGCGCCATCAAGCAGGCCAGCGTGCAGCGCTTGGGCGCTCAGGCGACTGAAGTGGGCGGCCTGAGCTTCAAGAGCAACAACTACGGCTACTACGTCGACAGCTCGAACAACACCCTGCGGATGTGGGCGACGTTCGACGTGACCAACACCAGTGACCAGCCCCTCGCCGCGCCGACCTTCATTCCGGTCGACACCGAAGGCGCGGGCGGGACCATCGGCACCACGGCGTTCAAGAACGTGCGCTACTTCGACGGCAGCGATGCTTCGAGCCGCGCGCCGCTGCTGGCCTTCGACTCGTCGAACGACCCCAAGACGGCGGTCAAGACTCAGCTGCTCCGTGACCTCGACAGCGGCAGCGTGCAGGTCAACCTGCCTGCGGGCCTGCAACTCGCCGGCACCTCGCACACCGGCTGGAAGATGGGCGCCCTGCCGGCGGGCGCGACCGGGCAGGTCACCCTCGCCGCGAGCATTCCAGCGGCCAGCAACTCTCAGGACAACCCCTTTTCGTTCGACCTGGTCTTCACCGTGGCCGACAACGTGCCCAGCACCACGCTGACCAACATCGGTGCGGTTCAGGGCCAGACCCCCGGCGGCGACCGGCCCGCAGCCTTGACCGGCGCGCAGACCATCGAAGGCGTCGTGACAGCGGTCGAGCCTGGTCTGAGCGGCTTTTTCGTGCAGGAAGAGGGCATCGACGCCGACAGGGACGAGACCACCAGCGACGGCCTGTTCGTCTACTGCGCGGCGAGTTGCCCGGCGCTCAGCGCGGGCGACCGCGTGCGGGTCAGCGGCACGGTGGCCGAATACGGCGGCGCCACCCAGATGACGGCGCCCACCGTGACCAAACTGCTTTCCGGCCTGGCGCTGCCGCCTGCCGCCGAGCTGAAGCTGCCGCTCGACAAGACGCAACAGGAGCGTTATGAGGGCATGCGCGTGCGCTTCCCCGAAACGCTGACCATCACCAACAACTACACCTATGGCCGCTACGGGCAACTCGACCTATCGAACGCCGGGCGCATGTTCAATCCCACCAACGGGAACGCCAGCGCCAGCGAGCAGAGTACCATCACACTCGATGACGGCGTCAGCGCACAAAACCCGCTGGACCTGAACTACCTCAGCGCCGAGCGGACCCGCCGCACGGGCGACACGGTCACCGGCCTGAGCGGCGTGTGGCATTCGGTTGCCAATCAGCCCATGCTGGAGCCGGAGGGAGCGGTCGAGTTCGTCTCCGCCAACAGCCGCGCCAGCAACGCCCTGCCGCATGACGTCGGTGGCAGCCTGCGGGTGGGCGGTGCCAACGTCCTGAACTACTTCACGACTTACGGCGGCAGCACGGACCGCGGCGCAAACAACGCCGGTGAGCTGGCCCGGCAACGCGCCAAGATGGCGACCACGCTGACCACCCTGAACGCCGACGTGCTGTCGCTGATGGAAGTGCAGAACAATGGTGATACGGCGCTCAACGACCTTGTCGCGGCGCTCAATGAGAAAGCCGGCGCCGGGACCTACGCCGCCGTGACGACGGGCTCCGTCGGTACCGACGCCATCAAAGTCGCCATCATCTACAAGCCGTCTAAGGTCACGCCGGTCGGCCAGTTCATGACCGACAACAACTCTGTCTTCTCGCGCCCGCCCGTCGCCCAGACGTTCCGTGACAAGACCACGGGCGGCGTCTTCAGCGTGATCGCCAACCACCTCAAGAGCAAAGGCAGCTGCCCCACGTCCGGCGACGTGGACACGGGCCAGGGCTGCTGGAATCAACTGCGCGTGCGGCAGGCTCAGGCGCTGCTGGGCTTCGTCGATACCGTGAAGCAAAAAAGCGGCGACCAGGACGTCTTGCTGCTGGGGGATTTCAATGCCTACGGCGCGGAAGACCCCATCAAAGTGCTGCAAGGCGGCGGATTCGAGAGCCTGAACCTGCGTATTCCCGCAGAAGACCGTTACAGCTACCAGTTCAATGGCCTGTTCGGTTACCTTGACCACGCGCTGGCGAGCCAGAACCTCAGCGCTCAAGTGAGCGGCATCACCGAGTGGCACGTCAACAGCGACGAGCCGGTTATCGCCGACTACAACACCGAGTTCAAGAAGGTTGCGGGCTGCACTGGAACCAACTGCACGGGCATCGATCTGTTCGACCCGACCAATCCCTTCCGCGCCAGCGACCACGACCCGGTGCTTGTCGGCCTGAACCTGACCGCCGACGCAGGGACCACTCCCACTCCGGCACCGACCACGGCGCTGAGCGCCAACCCCAGCGCCCTGACGGTGACGGCGGGCGGCGCAGCCGTGAGCAGCACCCTGACGACCAGCACCCAGAACTACAGTGGCGCCGACTTCACCGTCAGCACCCAGAACAGCGCGGGTCTGACGGTCGCGCCCTCGGCGACTTCGGTGAGCCCCAACGGGACGTTCACCGTGAGCGTCACGGCGCCTGCGGGCACGGCAGCCGGAACGTACCCGGTGACGGTGACGACCACAGGTGCAGGTGGCCTGACGGCGACTGCGACCCTCAACGTCACGGTGAGCGTAGGCGGTACTCCTCCCCCCAGCTCGACTGGCAGTGATCTGATTATCAGCGAGTACGTCGAAGGAACCAGTAATAACAAAGCATTGGAGTTCTACAATCCGACAGCAAACACTCTTGATTTGAGTGCTTATACGGTCGAACTGTATGCCAACGGCGCGACGAAGGCCACAAATACACAGAAGCTCACTGGGAGCCTGGCTCCTGGCGCTGTCTTGGTCCTGGTCAACGGTTCTGCTGTACCTGAGCTCAAAGCCAGGGGAACTGTCAGTAGTGTGACCAATTTCAATGGTGATGACGCCATTGTGCTGAAAAAGAGTGGCGTGGTCATCGATTCGTTTGGTCAGGTCGGGGTACAGAGCATGTGGGGCGCGGACGTTACTCTGCGCCGTAAGAGTGGCATCGTTTCAGGCGATAGCAACCCGAATGATCCCTTTAGCGCAGCGACCGAGTGGGACAGTTTTCCAGTTGACACTTTCGATGGACTTGGAAGCCGCTAA
- a CDS encoding S8 family serine peptidase: protein MKRLSLAALSLTVLLAACQQQSTVVNPRPPVTSSPMQAGGIPTPDIDPARIILDPNSGAQYVSDQLVVGLGGLDSTTLAAQLGATVIDRLPQLDAVVLHLSDGSALQKARQLNEEGRVTFAAPQQIMQMEPYTKSIREPALSPLAVNQVFDALPQYALDSEHLNAKAAWDAGFTGRGVTVGVIDDPVDVSHPDLRANWAGKAYDPKADKTYTTVQSWLDAIDAFGSVPMPVDNQVDENIEHGTAVTSTIAAARDGRGVVGVAPDAKYLTAAMFQPGSVGSAGVAKAILWMVDNGAKVLNNSWGGAGFDPLIKAAMDYALERNVTVVVSAGNESREYYQRPALFAGVIPSAALAVNNTKASFSSFGRHISVAAPGTDILMASPLFINDDGTRKLGATPPDGSGYVLMSGTSFSGPYTAATAALILGAHPELDPYQVRRLMEETADGSVGENPNGFDRGTGYGRIQLGELAQRLQSGPMPAKGGALKVLVQFKKSDGTFVTQTQPSDVIIEKDGENGAIYGAQTNAKGLVQFAAMAPGTYTLRVGGPDLKADTALKERGSYTGKVTITSGTTLADAEPIVVTLDKGFYEPPPPVVDPYEPNDSLETATQISIGMRTQPALIYRESCSSSCTPVNGDVDFYKFSGTAGQTVEVALFDKYHPTEKIGNMWGVIYIRDSTGNLLKDSAGKVIQPGIVDNKFTAKLPTDGTYYLQAGTYLHLNPTQGEKPYTGGFTNSKDNKYFIELKLK from the coding sequence ATGAAAAGACTTTCTCTCGCGGCGCTCAGTCTTACTGTTCTTCTGGCGGCTTGCCAGCAGCAGAGCACCGTTGTCAATCCCCGCCCACCAGTGACCTCTTCACCGATGCAGGCCGGTGGCATTCCTACCCCTGACATTGATCCAGCGCGCATTATCCTCGACCCAAACAGCGGGGCCCAGTATGTCAGCGATCAATTGGTCGTCGGCCTGGGCGGGCTGGACTCCACAACCCTGGCAGCCCAGCTGGGGGCGACCGTCATAGACCGTTTGCCGCAGCTTGACGCTGTGGTGCTTCACCTCAGTGATGGAAGTGCTTTGCAAAAAGCCAGGCAGCTCAATGAAGAAGGCCGTGTCACGTTCGCAGCTCCCCAGCAAATTATGCAGATGGAACCCTATACGAAAAGTATTCGGGAGCCTGCATTATCGCCGCTGGCGGTCAATCAAGTGTTCGACGCTCTGCCGCAGTACGCATTGGATAGCGAGCATCTCAATGCCAAAGCAGCCTGGGACGCCGGCTTTACGGGACGTGGCGTGACTGTCGGAGTGATTGACGATCCTGTTGATGTTTCACACCCTGACTTGCGAGCCAACTGGGCTGGGAAAGCGTACGATCCGAAGGCCGACAAGACCTATACGACAGTGCAAAGTTGGCTTGATGCGATTGATGCTTTCGGTTCAGTGCCGATGCCTGTAGACAATCAGGTGGACGAGAACATTGAGCACGGTACTGCCGTCACCTCCACTATCGCTGCCGCTCGTGATGGGCGAGGGGTCGTTGGAGTGGCGCCGGATGCCAAGTACCTCACGGCGGCCATGTTTCAGCCGGGGAGCGTCGGCTCTGCTGGTGTGGCGAAGGCCATCTTATGGATGGTAGATAATGGAGCAAAAGTCCTGAACAATTCCTGGGGCGGCGCTGGCTTTGACCCCCTGATCAAGGCTGCAATGGACTACGCTCTGGAACGAAACGTCACTGTGGTAGTTTCCGCTGGCAATGAATCGCGTGAATATTATCAGCGGCCAGCGCTTTTTGCGGGGGTTATTCCTTCTGCGGCCCTGGCTGTCAATAATACTAAAGCGAGTTTCTCTTCTTTCGGGCGCCATATCAGTGTGGCTGCGCCTGGGACAGACATCCTCATGGCCTCACCGCTGTTCATTAATGACGATGGAACACGCAAATTGGGTGCCACTCCTCCAGATGGCAGTGGCTACGTCCTGATGAGTGGAACTTCCTTCTCTGGACCTTATACGGCAGCTACGGCAGCTCTGATTCTAGGTGCCCACCCAGAGCTCGACCCCTATCAAGTGCGGCGGCTGATGGAAGAGACGGCTGACGGAAGCGTCGGCGAAAACCCCAATGGTTTTGACCGGGGGACAGGGTATGGCCGCATTCAACTGGGAGAACTGGCTCAACGTCTCCAAAGCGGTCCTATGCCGGCAAAAGGCGGCGCCCTTAAGGTACTGGTGCAATTTAAGAAAAGCGACGGCACCTTCGTGACTCAGACCCAGCCTTCAGACGTGATTATTGAAAAAGACGGTGAAAATGGGGCGATTTACGGGGCGCAGACCAATGCCAAAGGTTTGGTCCAGTTCGCGGCGATGGCGCCTGGAACCTATACTCTTCGGGTGGGTGGCCCTGATCTGAAGGCTGACACAGCGCTAAAGGAGCGAGGCAGTTATACGGGCAAAGTCACTATCACGTCCGGTACGACGTTGGCTGACGCCGAACCGATCGTGGTGACACTGGATAAAGGGTTCTATGAGCCCCCACCTCCTGTGGTCGATCCCTATGAGCCGAACGACAGTCTTGAAACGGCAACTCAAATTTCGATTGGTATGCGCACGCAGCCGGCGCTCATTTATAGGGAGAGCTGCTCTTCTTCCTGTACGCCAGTCAATGGAGATGTCGACTTTTACAAATTCAGCGGTACTGCTGGGCAAACTGTAGAAGTGGCTCTCTTTGATAAATATCACCCCACCGAAAAGATAGGCAATATGTGGGGAGTAATATACATTCGTGATTCAACCGGCAATCTTCTTAAGGATTCCGCTGGGAAAGTCATCCAACCGGGAATCGTTGACAACAAATTTACAGCTAAGCTGCCTACAGATGGGACCTACTATTTACAGGCTGGAACCTATCTCCATCTGAATCCGACCCAGGGAGAAAAGCCTTACACAGGAGGCTTTACAAATAGTAAGGATAACAAATATTTTATAGAACTGAAACTCAAATGA
- a CDS encoding FAD-dependent oxidoreductase, which yields MQAAKEVCLWPLHEREPDTTWSRGPLVLLGDAGHPMRPHMAQGAAMAIEDAAVLVRCLRAYGAAAGAAYDHYQQTRAERVAQVQKVSSENSWMRTPTDPEWVFSYDALLAPLR from the coding sequence TTGCAGGCCGCCAAGGAAGTGTGCCTCTGGCCGCTGCACGAGCGTGAGCCGGACACCACCTGGAGCCGGGGGCCGCTGGTGCTGCTGGGTGACGCCGGGCACCCCATGCGGCCCCACATGGCGCAGGGCGCGGCGATGGCCATCGAAGACGCGGCGGTGCTGGTGCGCTGCTTGCGGGCGTACGGTGCCGCTGCCGGGGCGGCCTACGACCACTACCAGCAGACGCGGGCGGAGCGGGTGGCGCAGGTCCAAAAAGTGTCTTCCGAAAACAGCTGGATGCGGACGCCGACGGACCCGGAGTGGGTGTTCAGCTATGATGCGCTGCTTGCGCCGCTGCGTTGA
- a CDS encoding Ig-like domain-containing protein, translating to MKVSRSLVLLGLLTLAACGSTPGNTSPQPSPIVAPARQLQSFGLYELSVNGATTAAPESRIFRTGLSSQTNDIQGLKFTPLSTGTYTDELSRTRYLRASFKVSNETGQPLTVPTYVPVDTDGNDATVGATPFKAVQYFDGSDASSRALELQLDTAHRFNSATGANEIDLDATPLVTKLDTRDLVINPPPGTTIAQVFHQGWQGRQLAPGGTQVVTFAARLPMAADSKLDPFRFKLMFAVTDNPAPLPDDQIAPTVSLTLDPIELTSAGSVTFRAAAEDNVGIRDVTFYDGDKLLGTVTEAPYEWKSAYTAADNGEHVIRAVATDTSGNTAQTTSRLNIKISTANVPFIGSGPAGLMVDLIRSNRGEGVSDSTVRIYHSGDRTKVLAETQTDKSGFTQFLNIPEGTYDLVFSKANAAGSEFNGAVAKAGVNQRLKIAQFDAQNPTAGKATAKLAVLTPTALAADGTAVDWKVLTPGTVMNNDIQLRAYTTAENPAPLQLKYLMFSVVNFDATGQMTELRSALASIDAGKVNPGMESQDSGLMTLDTAGLQGDIYVQVSSLDFNNNRSAYLIPVRLERSSAPGAVTAPTGVSAIAYTNGERINYIYGVTDPSTQGEGKNIFPDTNSWVSVSWDMPSTTAGLTGFRVLRAVAPQGPYSEVAFAGVAQCRTSTKRCTASDNTATLQVGQDYYYRVKAIGSNEALSATPSQASTRILPPFKPQLLSPGSEQTDVSLLPEYTFKTNAFEGGATGLRFDLRVSDAFTSVGNTDAPPLRIVGQGGTFKVIGADNDTRDYAKWVTYDVASDVVKVPHDLTRVRSGLAPQPLQTNRRYSWMLHRAYTYRLLDPTLPESTTNPVVAYSVYSDPDTTKIVPGGVTQSVSTVYHFITRP from the coding sequence ATGAAAGTGTCCAGATCTTTAGTTCTTTTGGGTCTTCTGACGTTGGCTGCCTGCGGTTCTACCCCTGGCAACACTTCTCCCCAGCCTTCGCCGATCGTAGCTCCTGCAAGGCAGTTACAGAGCTTTGGATTGTATGAATTGAGTGTCAATGGCGCTACGACTGCGGCGCCTGAGAGCAGAATTTTCAGGACTGGTCTGAGCTCTCAAACTAACGATATTCAAGGGCTTAAATTTACTCCTTTGTCGACGGGAACATACACCGATGAGTTGAGCCGCACACGTTATTTGCGCGCTTCGTTTAAGGTGAGTAACGAAACTGGACAACCCTTAACGGTTCCCACCTATGTCCCTGTCGATACGGATGGAAACGACGCTACTGTGGGGGCAACTCCATTTAAAGCGGTGCAGTACTTTGACGGGAGCGATGCCAGCTCAAGAGCCTTAGAATTGCAGCTGGATACAGCACATCGGTTTAATAGTGCTACTGGCGCCAATGAAATAGATCTGGACGCTACCCCCCTAGTGACCAAGCTTGATACCCGTGATCTGGTCATAAACCCGCCGCCTGGGACCACAATCGCACAGGTCTTTCATCAGGGCTGGCAAGGGCGACAGTTGGCTCCTGGAGGAACCCAGGTCGTCACTTTCGCTGCCCGACTGCCTATGGCTGCTGATTCAAAGCTAGATCCCTTTAGATTTAAGCTGATGTTTGCAGTGACAGATAATCCTGCGCCTTTGCCTGATGATCAGATAGCACCAACAGTATCACTGACATTAGATCCCATCGAGTTGACGTCGGCAGGCTCCGTCACTTTTCGCGCCGCCGCTGAAGACAATGTCGGCATCCGGGACGTTACTTTTTATGATGGTGACAAACTCCTAGGGACTGTTACCGAGGCGCCTTATGAGTGGAAGTCCGCTTATACAGCTGCCGATAACGGAGAGCACGTCATTCGTGCGGTTGCTACGGACACCAGTGGAAATACCGCGCAAACGACCAGTAGACTAAATATTAAAATCTCTACAGCAAATGTTCCATTTATTGGGAGTGGCCCGGCTGGTTTGATGGTCGATCTGATTCGTTCGAACCGTGGCGAAGGAGTCAGCGATTCTACAGTTCGTATCTATCATAGTGGTGATCGCACAAAGGTGTTGGCTGAGACTCAAACTGATAAGAGTGGTTTTACTCAATTTCTGAATATTCCAGAAGGAACCTACGACTTAGTTTTCAGTAAAGCTAATGCGGCAGGTTCGGAATTTAATGGTGCAGTTGCAAAAGCGGGCGTCAATCAACGCCTCAAGATTGCCCAGTTTGATGCTCAGAACCCTACAGCCGGGAAAGCAACGGCCAAGCTGGCTGTCCTGACGCCTACTGCCCTTGCTGCGGATGGAACTGCTGTGGATTGGAAAGTGCTGACTCCCGGCACTGTAATGAACAACGATATTCAACTGAGGGCTTACACAACCGCTGAAAACCCAGCTCCACTTCAGCTCAAGTACCTGATGTTTTCGGTCGTGAATTTCGATGCCACTGGGCAGATGACCGAACTGCGCAGTGCGCTGGCCAGTATTGATGCTGGCAAAGTGAATCCGGGCATGGAAAGTCAGGACAGCGGTCTGATGACGCTCGACACAGCCGGGCTTCAAGGCGATATTTATGTACAGGTCTCTTCGCTGGATTTTAATAACAACCGTTCGGCTTATTTGATCCCGGTTCGCCTTGAGCGGAGCAGTGCGCCCGGTGCTGTGACAGCGCCCACTGGAGTAAGCGCTATCGCCTATACCAACGGTGAACGCATCAACTACATTTATGGAGTCACTGACCCCAGCACTCAAGGAGAAGGTAAAAATATTTTCCCGGACACGAACAGCTGGGTGAGCGTGTCCTGGGATATGCCGAGTACCACTGCTGGCTTGACTGGCTTCCGCGTTCTGCGCGCGGTGGCGCCGCAAGGTCCATACAGTGAAGTGGCGTTTGCTGGTGTAGCGCAGTGCCGCACTTCGACCAAGCGTTGCACGGCCAGCGATAATACTGCCACTCTGCAAGTCGGTCAGGACTATTACTACCGGGTTAAAGCTATCGGAAGTAACGAAGCCTTGAGTGCTACGCCATCACAGGCCAGCACGCGGATTTTGCCTCCGTTTAAGCCACAGCTCCTCAGTCCGGGTTCGGAGCAGACGGATGTCAGTCTCCTCCCTGAGTACACGTTTAAGACCAATGCTTTTGAGGGTGGCGCCACGGGGCTGCGCTTTGATCTGCGCGTCAGCGACGCTTTTACTTCCGTCGGCAATACGGACGCGCCGCCCCTGCGCATTGTGGGCCAGGGCGGGACCTTCAAGGTGATCGGCGCCGATAACGACACCCGGGATTACGCCAAGTGGGTAACCTATGACGTGGCGAGTGACGTGGTCAAAGTCCCTCACGACCTCACCCGGGTGCGCTCTGGCCTGGCGCCACAGCCGCTCCAGACGAATCGGCGGTACTCGTGGATGCTTCACCGCGCTTATACCTACCGTCTCCTTGATCCAACTTTGCCGGAATCGACCACCAACCCTGTCGTGGCTTACTCGGTGTATAGCGACCCGGACACCACCAAGATTGTTCCCGGCGGCGTCACGCAGAGTGTCAGCACTGTCTACCACTTCATTACCCGGCCCTGA
- a CDS encoding PqqD family protein, translated as MWEPNSAVLTTDLGDELVLMEPVRSVMFSLNETGRLLWNALPADETALGELLARTYDLAPADALRDVQSLMAALAERGLVQPS; from the coding sequence ATGTGGGAACCCAACTCGGCTGTCCTGACCACCGACCTCGGCGACGAACTCGTTTTGATGGAGCCGGTGCGCAGCGTGATGTTCAGCCTGAACGAAACCGGCAGACTGCTCTGGAACGCGTTGCCCGCCGACGAGACGGCCCTGGGCGAGCTGCTGGCCCGCACCTATGACCTCGCGCCGGCAGACGCCCTGCGCGACGTGCAGAGCTTGATGGCGGCTCTGGCCGAGCGCGGCCTCGTGCAGCCGTCGTGA
- a CDS encoding lasso peptide biosynthesis B2 protein: protein MDSLSEVLRRTFAAPSEVTADDLPTLRQLHLGGYLRPRLPQGHPLRGALKMDAVQLAARHALIKSEVRPLLQLWADAGVPALLFKGFALAEFDYATPAERFYGDLDLLLPNDPDLISRAVHLALAHGWRSDGQHASPSTWTHECAHLVSPSGQAKLDVHRFVTTWEVGPQERMQALTRQMWASAVPTDWAGVPVLLPSPADRAVLTLAVSRCWGGDAGGLKPADVPDLQVLRERHRLTDEALARRAQELGVSQTWAAFLRVCQPAGPELASALQGRLPVLLDAARRDGRDHRALLWRARLRNAPRRAVWMLRLLPDVYAAARVGRQGGDPRAALRPWGQPVSGRLSLSAQNDLIGAVNWWTRLLYPRQSRRGVCVPRATATYRALRRYGHPAVFVSGVARTPTGLTGHAWVEDDRGVMESYGEPLVRQRFTESFRVPE, encoded by the coding sequence ATGGATTCCCTGTCCGAAGTGCTGCGACGGACCTTCGCTGCGCCCAGCGAGGTCACCGCGGACGACCTCCCCACCCTGCGCCAGCTCCATCTGGGGGGGTACCTCCGCCCGCGCTTGCCGCAGGGCCACCCACTGCGCGGTGCGCTGAAAATGGACGCCGTGCAGCTCGCCGCGCGCCACGCCCTCATCAAAAGCGAGGTCCGGCCCCTGTTGCAGCTCTGGGCCGATGCCGGGGTGCCGGCCCTGCTGTTCAAGGGCTTCGCGCTGGCCGAATTCGACTACGCGACCCCCGCCGAGCGCTTTTACGGCGACTTGGACCTGCTGCTGCCGAATGACCCCGACCTCATCAGCCGCGCCGTTCACCTCGCGCTGGCCCACGGCTGGCGCAGTGACGGTCAGCACGCCAGTCCGTCCACCTGGACGCATGAATGCGCGCACCTCGTGAGCCCGAGTGGGCAGGCCAAGCTCGACGTTCACCGCTTCGTCACGACCTGGGAGGTAGGGCCGCAAGAAAGGATGCAGGCGCTCACCCGGCAGATGTGGGCCTCGGCGGTGCCGACCGATTGGGCCGGCGTGCCTGTCTTGCTCCCCTCCCCCGCCGACCGCGCGGTGCTGACGCTGGCCGTCAGCCGCTGCTGGGGGGGCGACGCGGGGGGACTGAAGCCCGCCGATGTTCCTGACTTGCAGGTGTTGCGCGAACGGCACCGGTTGACCGATGAGGCGCTGGCGCGGCGGGCGCAGGAACTCGGGGTCAGCCAGACCTGGGCGGCCTTTCTCAGGGTCTGTCAGCCCGCTGGCCCGGAGTTGGCGAGCGCCTTGCAGGGTCGCTTGCCTGTCCTCCTGGACGCCGCGCGGCGCGACGGACGAGACCACCGTGCTCTGCTCTGGCGTGCCCGGCTCCGCAACGCCCCCCGCCGCGCCGTCTGGATGCTGCGGCTGCTGCCGGACGTGTATGCGGCGGCCCGGGTCGGACGACAGGGCGGAGACCCCCGCGCGGCCCTGCGGCCCTGGGGCCAGCCGGTCTCAGGCCGCCTCAGCCTGAGTGCCCAGAACGACCTGATCGGCGCGGTGAACTGGTGGACGCGGCTGCTCTATCCCCGGCAGTCCCGGCGCGGCGTGTGCGTCCCGCGAGCGACGGCAACCTACCGGGCACTGCGCCGCTACGGCCACCCCGCCGTATTCGTCAGCGGCGTGGCCCGGACCCCGACCGGCCTGACGGGGCACGCCTGGGTCGAAGACGACCGCGGCGTGATGGAGAGCTACGGCGAGCCGCTGGTGCGTCAGCGGTTTACCGAGTCCTTCCGGGTGCCTGAATAA